A stretch of DNA from Gemmatimonadota bacterium:
GCGCGCGAACGCTCGAGGGACTCGACTGGTTGACTGTAGCCGGAACGGTTGCGGCCATCGCGGCACTCTTCTCCGCCGCGAGCCGGCTCGCCTCGCTCCCATCGCTCCGGAGCGGGGCGGCATGAGTCCGGCCGGCTGGGTGGCAATCGGCGCGCTCTGGGTGGTGGTACTGGCCCTCGGCCTCACGGTGCTCGCGCTGGCGCGGCAAATCGGCGTGCTCCACGAGCGGCTCCAGCCGGTTGGCGCGCTGTCCTTGCAGAAGGGCCTCCAGGCTGGGGAGCCCGCACCGGAAATTTTGGTGGACACGCTCACGGGCCGTTCACTCCAGATCGGCGGGCGCCATGAGCGCGGGGCCGACACCTTGGTAATGTTCGTCTCGCCCACCTGCCCGATCTGCAAGACGCTCCTCCCCGCCCTCCGCGCCATTCGGCGGCGGGAAGCGCCTCGGGTGGAGGTGGTGCTCGCGAGCGACGGCCCGCGCGCCGAACACGAGGCGTTCGTCGCCGCGGAATCGCTGGACGAGTTCCCCTACGTGCTGTCCGAGCGGCTCGGTCTCGGATACGGGGCGGGACGGCTGCCCCACGCCGTGCTGCTCGACGCGGCGGGGACGGTCCGGGCAACCGGCTTGGTCAATTCCCGGGAACACCTCGACAGTCTCTTCGAGGCCAAGGATCGCGGGGTGGCGTCGCTCCAGGAGTTCCTCGAGCGGTCGGCGCGGCGCGAAGTCGCCTGAAAACAACGGAGATCTCGACATGGCTCGATACGACGACGTGGTCGAACGGTTGACCCGGCACCTGGCCCAAACGGTGTCGCGCCGGAGCGTGCTCCGGTCGTTAGGCGGCTTCCTGGCGGGCGCCGCGGCGGTGCCGCTGCTCCCGATTGCCCGGGGCGTCCGGCCGGCCGCCGGCGCCGCGGCCCCGGACGAGAGCTCGTGCGATTACTGGCGCTACTGTTCCATCGACGGCTTCCTCTGCGCCTGCTGCGGTGGTTCCGCCACCGCCTGCCCGCCGGGCACCGAAGCGGCGACGCTGACGTGGGTCGGCACCTGCCGGAATGCCTCCGACGGCCGGAACTACATCGTGTCGTACAACGACTGTTGCGGCAAGAGCTCCTGCGGGCGGTGCCTCTGCAACCGCAACGAGGGCGACCGCCCGCTGTACCAGCCGAGTCTGGCCAACGACTACAACTGGTGCGTGGGAAGCAAGAGCGGGTCGCCGTATCACTGCACCGTGTCCCGGATCGTGGGAGTCGCGCCCGAGTGAGGCGACGCGTGTGGCCAGCGGCGCTCGGGTGGCTGGCCGCGGCCTGCGCGCACCCCGCACCGAGCGGGGAACTCACGCTGGCCGAGCAGAACTACTTCATCCACTGCATGGGGTGCCACGGGGAAAACGGGGCCGGCCTCGAGGGCCAGGTCCCTGACCTCCGAAAGGACCTGGCCCGGCTCGCGGCGCTTCCCGGCGGGCGGGCCTACATCCTTCGGGTGCCGGGCGTGACCCAGACCAGCCTCGAACCAGAGCGCACGGCTGAGGTCCTGAACTACACCCTGCGCCAGTTCGGCGGTGCGGAGGTGGCCCGGCGGATCACGCCGTTCACCGCGGCGGAGGTGGCCGCGGCCCGGGCCATCCCGCTGCTGGAGATCTCCGCCACACGGGCCGGCGTGATCGAGGGCCGCGGGCTCCCGTAACCCAGGCCAATCAGTAGCGTTTCGCCGGGGCTTGGTCGGTTTGCTCCCCGGATGTCCCCGTTCAGGCGGAGTTGTTCAGCCTCCCAGGCTCGCTGTCCAACGCCCCTAGCCGGCTACCGATTGAGCCACCAAAAACCCCCGTTCAGGACGGTCGCGAACGCCACCCAGGCGAGATAGGGCGCCAACAACAATGCGGCCCCTCGTGACACCGCCGCGAACCGGCGCATGGTCACTCCGATCAGCACCAGCAGAACGACGATGTCGAACAGTGCGAGGAGCGGCTGCCTCAGGCCGAAGAACAGCCACGACCAGGCGAGATTGAGGCCCAGCTGAACCCCGAAGACCATCAAGGTGCTCCGCACCTCGGGCCGCGAAAACCCCTGTCGCCAAACGAGCCAGCTGGCCACTCCCATCATCAGGTAGAGCGTGGTCCACACCGGGCCGAACACCCAGGAGGGCGGCGCGAAGGACGGCCGCACCAAGGCGGGATACCAGGTGCGGACGGAGTCCATCGTGGCGAACGATCCCAATCCGCCCCCCACCAGCGGCAGCAGCACGGCCAGGATCAAGACCACGATGCCGCGCAGCTTCACGCCCAGGCCCTCGCGCCCAGCACCACCGCGGCGCTGACCGTCGCCGACAGGACGGCCCCCCATGCCAAGTCCACCACGGCAACCGTGACCGGGAAGTCCCGCAGCAGCGCCAGGGCGGTCAGGTCGAACGCGGCGTAGGCGGCGAGACCAAAGAACGCGCCATAGGCGACGGCGCGACCCACGGATTGCCGCTCCACCGCCGGCGCCGCCACGAACACGACCAGCGCCGCGACGAAGATGAGGTAGAAGAGCACCGCGGGAAGCCATTGAACGTTCGGGCGCATGAGGTGGCCGATCTGGTGCTGATAGAAGTTCTTGGCCACCAGGCCGATCCACAGCAGATCGAGGGCGAAGAACGTCACCACCCCAACCCCGTACATTTTGAGGAAGCTCGAGACCGTCACGTCAACACCGTCTGGCCCCTCGGGGCCGGTTGAGATGGGAAACCGCGTGACACATCAGTAGCGTTTCGCCGGGGCTTGGTCGGTCCGGCTCCGCTTCGGCATCAGGGCCGTCCCGCCCTGCACCACAATCTCCCCGTCCCGAATGACCCATTCGACCCGAGTCAGATCGTCGAGGTTGGTGTCGGGGTTCCCCCGAACCACCAGGACATCGGCCAGCTTCCCCACTTCCACGGTCCCGAGCTTGTCGTCCATGTCGAGCAGCATCGCATTGGTCTTGGTGGCAATGCCAAGCACCTCGGGAATCGAGAAGCCGACCGAGACGAGGTTCTTGAGTTCGATCAGGTACGGCGCGGGCAGCCGCCGGTACCAGTCAGTCACCAGGTCCGTCCCGACGCCTAACGTGATCCCGGCCTTCTTGAGTCGGCGAAGCACGCCGAGATTCGCGTCTTTGCCGAAGGTGAACCGGCGCGACGTCGACCCGAAGTAACCGCCGTCGTCATCGAAGATGTACATGTAGGGCACGAGCGTCGGATCGGAGGCGACGCCCTTGGCGGCCATTTTCTGGATCACTTCGTCCGTGCGCGGGAGCGGGTGCTCGATCATGTCGACCCCGGCGTCGACCGCCCAGTCGATGTAGAACGTCTCGCAATCGCAGGTGATCTTGAGGCCGAGCGCGTGGGCTTCCTCCACCGCGGCCTTGATTTCGTCGCGGCTGAAGTGACTGGTCACCTTGATGAAGTCCGCGCCTTTGTCGAATTGTTCGCGGACCGCCTTCCGCCAATCGTCCGCGCCGCTCGCAATCCGGAAATTCCCGTGGTCCGGGGTCGACCCCAACCCCTCGGCGCTATGGCCGCCCGGCCCGGTGATCAGCCGTCCGGCGGCAAAGATCCGCGGTCCGGTCAGCCGATGGTCGGACACCCAGGCCCGGAGGCGGAAGATGCCGTCGAGCGACCCGACGTCGCGGGTCGTGGTAATCCCGCTCTCGATATAGAACCGCATCCGCTCCATCCCGCGGAGCATCCCGTCGGCCATGTCATCCACCAGCGGAGGCGGGATCGTCGCGATCTGGCCGTCGGTCAGGTGGGTGTGGAGATCGATCAGTCCGGGCATCACCGTCATGCCCTTGACGTCGATGATCCGGGCGCCGGCCGGCCAGTTGGTGACACCCGGCGCCGAGACCCGGGTGATTTTGTTCCGCTCGATCACCACGTTCATCTCGCGGGCGGGCGCGCCGGTGCCGTCGAAGACCCGCCCGCCGGTCAAGACGATCGAGCCGTCGGGGCCCCGCGGCGCATTCCCGACCAGCACCCGTCTCGGGTCGTCGGTGGTTTGGCTGGTGGGGGCCAGAAAACGGCGTCGATCGGCGGCTCGGTCCTGGGCCACCAACGGCAGCGCCGCCAGCACCAGAAGGCCGGCGACCGCTGACAATCGGGCGAAGAACAGCATGGATTCCTCAGATTCGGTATCGGCCTATTCTACACCCGCGGTGCAGTAACGGCGAGCGGAATCCCGCGCTATGTTTCAAAGGATTCGTCAGACCACCCTTCGCCGGAGCACCCCCCGATGACCAAAACCCGCCGGTCCACCAGGCTCTGGGCGGCATTGTCGGTGACCGCGCTGCCCCTGGCAGCGCAGACCCCGGCGGCCGTGCTCGACAGCACCTTCGCCCAGTGGGGCAGTACTCACGGGCCGGGTTGCACGGTCGGCGTCGACTTCGCCGGCACCCGGACCACCCGGGCGTACGGCATGGCCAACCTTGAATCCGGGGTTCCGCTCCGCCCCGGCTCAGTCCTCGAGTCCGGCTCGGTGGCCAAACAGTTCACCTCGGCGGCCGTGGCCTTGCTGGCGCTCCGGGGCCGCCTCTCGCTCGATGACGACATCCGCCGTCAGCTGCCCGAGGTGCCCAACTTCGGCACGCCGATTACGATCCGCAACTTGCTGCAACACACCAGCGGGCTCCGCGACCAGTGGGCCCTGCTGTCCATCCAGGGGTTTCCGCCCGGAACCGAAGTGCACACGCTGGCCCGGATCCTCGACCTCGTGCAGCACCAGCAGCGGCTCAATTTCTCCCCGGGCAGCGAATACCTCTACAGCAACACCGGCTACGCGCTCGCGGCGATCATCGTCCAACGGGTATCGGGCAAATCCCTCGCCGACTTCTCGCGCGACGAGTTGTTCACGCCCCTCGGCATGACCCGAACCGAGTGGCGGGCCGACTATCGGAAGGTGGTGGCCGACCGAGCCACGGCGTACGCCCCCACCGGCGGCGGGTGGCTCCAGGACATGCCGTTTACCAATGTCCACGGTAACGGCGGCCTCCTCACCACCGTGGACGACCTGCTCCGATGGAACGAGGCGCTTACCAAAGGCACCATCCCCGGCGGCGCGGCGCTGGTGGCCCTGCTCGAAACCCCGGGCAAGCTCACCGACGGTTCGCCGATCGGCTACGGGCTCGGGCTCAGCATCGGAACCTTCCACGGCCTTCGGGCCGTCAACCACGGCGGCGCCACGGCGGGGTACCGGACGTTTCTCGCGCGCTGGCCGACCCGCGACCTCTCCGTCGCGGTGTTGTGCAATGCCGCAAGTGCCGATGCCGGCGGAGCCGCCAGCCGGATCGCGATCCGGCTCCTCGGACTCCCCGCCGTCGAGGCGCCACCGGGCCCGGCGGTGGCGATCGAGGCCGCCGAACTGCCGGCCATGGCCGGCGTCTACCGAGACTCGACCTCCGACCAAACCGTCACCTTCCGGGTTGCCGACGGCGGGCTGACCGCGAGCAACGGCGGCCCCCAGGCGTCGCTGGTCCATCTGGGCAACGGGCGGTTCTGGCATGCGGCGGCCGGCGAATTCCGGTTCGAGCGCCAGGGGGATCGATGGGAAGTGGTCCAGTACGCTGATGCGTGGCGGCGCTTCCGCTTGGAGCCGGCCGGAGGGGCCGCCGCCCCGCTCACCGATTACGCCGGGGAATATCGGAGCCCGGAATTGGAAGTGACCTACCGGATCGAGGCAGAGGGCCGGTCCCTCCTGCTCCGGTCTCGCCCGGACGATCGAGAGTCCTTTCAGCCGGCCTACCGCGACGGCTTTCGGAATGGCGGGCAAACCCTGCGCTTCATGCGTGACCAGAAAGGCCGGGTCACCGGCTTTCGGATGTTTGCGGGCCGAGCCCGCGATGTCCGGTTCGAACGTGCTCCGATCACTGCCACCAGAGACCCGAGGTAGTCCATGTCACCGAAATCCGATATCGGGAGCGTCCTGCTGTGCACGGCCCTCGCCGTGCTTTTCCCCGGTTTGGCCGGGGTCGCGTCGGCCCAGAACCTCGTTCGGTCCAGATTACCACCGAGCGGCTGGCACCCGGGATGTATGTCCTCTTCGGCGAGGGGGGCAACATCGGCCTCGCGGTGGGGCCCGATGCCGTGTTCGTGGTCGACGATCAATTCGCGCCGCTCACCCCGAAGATCCTCGCGGCCATCGCCACGATTACCGACAAACCGGTCCGCTTCCTCGTCAACACCCACTGGCACTTCGATCATTCCGGCGGCAACGAGAACATGGCGAAGGCCGGCGCGCTCCCGGTCGTGACCTTCAATGACGTCCTGACCTTCCATCTCAACGGCGGGGAGATCACCGCGATCCACCTGGCGGCGGCCCACACCGACGGTGATGCCGCGATCTACTTTCGAGGCCCCAATGTCGTGCACATGGGCGACGTCTATGTTCGGTACGGGTTCCCATTCATCGGCCTGTCGAGCGGGGGGTCCCTCAGCGGGATGATCACAGCCGTCGACATGATGTTCGGGATCATCAACGACAGCACCAAGATCATCCCGGGCCACGGCAAAGTCGCCAATCGGGCCAACCTCCGCGCCTACCGCGACGTGCTCGCGACGATCCACGAACGGGTCCGGAAGCAGGCCGCGGCCGGAGCCAGTCTCGACCGGATCATCGCATCAAAGCCGACCCGGGAGTTCGACGCCACCTGGGCTGGGTTCATCAAAGCGGATGATTTCGTTCGGTTTGCGTATGCGGGCGTGCCGCACCGCTGATCACCGGGGCCAGCAGTGGCATCGGATTCGCCACCGCCAAGGCGTTTTCGGCCAAGGGCGTGAGCGTGGTCCTCGGCGCCCGCCGCGAGGAGGAGTTGGCCGCGCTCGCCGCCGAGATCAAGGCAAGCGGGGGGCAGGCTGCCTACCTCAAGACGGACGTCTCCATCGCGAGCGACGTGGAACGGTTGGTTGATCACGCGGTTCAGACCTTCGGGCGCCTCGATTTCGGCATCAACAACGCCGGCATCGAGGGCGCCTTCGCCCCGATCGTCGATTTCGACGAAGCCGCGTGGGATCAGGTCATGGGCATCAACCTGAAGGGCACCTTCCTCGGCGTGAAGTACGAGGCGAGGGCCATCCTGAAAAGCGGGCGGGGCGGCGCCATCGTCAACGTCGGCTCGGTCAACTCATTCCTCGGGTTTGGAGGCGGAACCGGCTACGCGACGTCGAAGCACGGCCAGGTCGGACTCACCACGAGCGCATCCGCCGAACTCGCGCCCCAAGGAATCCGGGTCAACCTCGTCTGTCCTGGGCTGATCGATACGCCAATGCATCACCGGATCCGGGGAGTGGCCAGCGATGAGCTAGTTGACACCATGATTCAGGGGCGGGTTCATCTGAAGCGGGTCGGCCGACCAGAGGAGATTGCCGCCTCGATCGTCTTCCTCTGCTCCGACGACGCGAGCTATATCACCGGCACCACCCTGACGCCCGACGGCGGCTTCACCATGACGCTCTAGAGCGAGGTGTGCTCGGCCCAGACCTCGTTCATATAGGCCGACACGTCGATGGTCAATCCCTCCACGGCGCCCACGGGGTGCCAGCGAAGCCGGGCGTCCAGGTCGACCACCCAATAGGCAAGGACACCGGAGCGCTGATACCGGCGCCGTTTGGTGATTCGGTCAAACCGGGCGGTGGACGGCGAAACCACTTCGGCAATCAGAATCGGGGGCACGACGAACAGATCAGGCTGAACCAACTGGCCGGCCCGAAGATCGAGGTCCGCCGGGGATAGAATGACGGTGCCAAGACTGTGGCCGGACGTACGGGTCGAGTAAGAAGAGGAGGCGTTTCACCCCGGTTTGGTGAACCCAGCGCGGAGCCGGGCTCACCAGCAACTCCCCGTCAACCAGTTCGTACCGGTTGCCGTCGTCGGGAAGCGCGAGAACCTGCTCGCGGGTCCATGTCTTGGCGAGATTCGGCATGCCCATACGGTACGCTCGGCGGTCGGGGTGAGGCAAGTGGAGCCCATGGCACCAACCTGGCACCAGCCATGGCCGCACCGGTAACCCACTCGCCGCCGGCATTACCGAATCAGCGCAATCCAGTGGGGTGCTCCGCGGCCTATCGGATCCCGACCTGCCCCTTCACCGCCGCAATCAACTTGGCCGAGTCGTAGCCGACTCCGTCCTTGAAAACCGTAACCGTGCGGTAGATCGCGGCCGGGTTCGCCGCCAAGTCACCCTGCATGACTACGAGGTCGGCCAGTTTGCCGGCTTCGACGGTTCCGAGTTCGGCCAGCAGGCCGAGGACCTTGGCGCCATTCCCGGTCATGATCTGCACGGCCTCCGGCACGGTGAAACCCGCCCCGATCAAGAGCTCGAGATTCCGCTGGTTGCCGAATCCGGCGATCGCCCCGAACGCGGGATCGACGCCCGCCGCGAGCACCCCGCCCGCCCGGACGAACGCCAGCTCGTACTGCTGCGATTTCGGATAGATCTCCCGCATCTTCGGATAGATCTCGCCGATCGGATTCGGCAAGTCGAGCTGGCGGCGGCGCGCCTGCTCCAGCTCGGCGATCCACGGCGCCATGGCCTCGAGGGTCCGGGCGTCCGGCCCCGGCCGGTTCGGCACCAGTTGCTCATTGACCGCCGTGGTCGTCATCGGCACGCCCCGGGCAATCATCCGCCGGAACGTTTCGGCAATCCGCGGGTCTTTCATGTCGAGCCGGCCCAGGGTCTCGAAGTGGGTCGCCGGGCAGCGACCGGGCTGCTTGCTCGGATCGTAATCCGAGTTGGTCCGAAGGCCATGCTCGATGTTGTCGATGCCCAGCTCAACCGCTTCGGTGAAGCTGATCGAGCAGAGATGGCCGGTGACCTTCATTCGGTTGCGGTGGGCCTCATCGACCACCGCGCGGAAGATCTCCGGCGAAATCTGGGTGTACAC
This window harbors:
- a CDS encoding MBL fold metallo-hydrolase — translated: MHGPRRAFPRFGRGRVGPEPRSVQITTERLAPGMYVLFGEGGNIGLAVGPDAVFVVDDQFAPLTPKILAAIATITDKPVRFLVNTHWHFDHSGGNENMAKAGALPVVTFNDVLTFHLNGGEITAIHLAAAHTDGDAAIYFRGPNVVHMGDVYVRYGFPFIGLSSGGSLSGMITAVDMMFGIINDSTKIIPGHGKVANRANLRAYRDVLATIHERVRKQAAAGASLDRIIASKPTREFDATWAGFIKADDFVRFAYAGVPHR
- a CDS encoding amidohydrolase family protein, translating into MLFFARLSAVAGLLVLAALPLVAQDRAADRRRFLAPTSQTTDDPRRVLVGNAPRGPDGSIVLTGGRVFDGTGAPAREMNVVIERNKITRVSAPGVTNWPAGARIIDVKGMTVMPGLIDLHTHLTDGQIATIPPPLVDDMADGMLRGMERMRFYIESGITTTRDVGSLDGIFRLRAWVSDHRLTGPRIFAAGRLITGPGGHSAEGLGSTPDHGNFRIASGADDWRKAVREQFDKGADFIKVTSHFSRDEIKAAVEEAHALGLKITCDCETFYIDWAVDAGVDMIEHPLPRTDEVIQKMAAKGVASDPTLVPYMYIFDDDGGYFGSTSRRFTFGKDANLGVLRRLKKAGITLGVGTDLVTDWYRRLPAPYLIELKNLVSVGFSIPEVLGIATKTNAMLLDMDDKLGTVEVGKLADVLVVRGNPDTNLDDLTRVEWVIRDGEIVVQGGTALMPKRSRTDQAPAKRY
- a CDS encoding DUF2177 family protein — encoded protein: MYGVGVVTFFALDLLWIGLVAKNFYQHQIGHLMRPNVQWLPAVLFYLIFVAALVVFVAAPAVERQSVGRAVAYGAFFGLAAYAAFDLTALALLRDFPVTVAVVDLAWGAVLSATVSAAVVLGARAWA
- a CDS encoding serine hydrolase gives rise to the protein MTKTRRSTRLWAALSVTALPLAAQTPAAVLDSTFAQWGSTHGPGCTVGVDFAGTRTTRAYGMANLESGVPLRPGSVLESGSVAKQFTSAAVALLALRGRLSLDDDIRRQLPEVPNFGTPITIRNLLQHTSGLRDQWALLSIQGFPPGTEVHTLARILDLVQHQQRLNFSPGSEYLYSNTGYALAAIIVQRVSGKSLADFSRDELFTPLGMTRTEWRADYRKVVADRATAYAPTGGGWLQDMPFTNVHGNGGLLTTVDDLLRWNEALTKGTIPGGAALVALLETPGKLTDGSPIGYGLGLSIGTFHGLRAVNHGGATAGYRTFLARWPTRDLSVAVLCNAASADAGGAASRIAIRLLGLPAVEAPPGPAVAIEAAELPAMAGVYRDSTSDQTVTFRVADGGLTASNGGPQASLVHLGNGRFWHAAAGEFRFERQGDRWEVVQYADAWRRFRLEPAGGAAAPLTDYAGEYRSPELEVTYRIEAEGRSLLLRSRPDDRESFQPAYRDGFRNGGQTLRFMRDQKGRVTGFRMFAGRARDVRFERAPITATRDPR
- a CDS encoding amidohydrolase — protein: MTMRTLFFGVAVFLLSPAALGAQRPAVGSVASQYVAVDAPVVALTNVTIIDGTGRPPKPGQTIVMSGNRIQAVGAVGSVAVPPGARVLDLPGHTVIPGLIGMHDHMFYTTPGGSEIQSNFSFPRLYLASGVTTVRTTGSFSPYAELNLKGGIDRGEVPGPRMHVTGPYLISSAMDPRLDLLGMHALADEAAARRVVKTWAEEGAEWIKVYTQISPEIFRAVVDEAHRNRMKVTGHLCSISFTEAVELGIDNIEHGLRTNSDYDPSKQPGRCPATHFETLGRLDMKDPRIAETFRRMIARGVPMTTTAVNEQLVPNRPGPDARTLEAMAPWIAELEQARRRQLDLPNPIGEIYPKMREIYPKSQQYELAFVRAGGVLAAGVDPAFGAIAGFGNQRNLELLIGAGFTVPEAVQIMTGNGAKVLGLLAELGTVEAGKLADLVVMQGDLAANPAAIYRTVTVFKDGVGYDSAKLIAAVKGQVGIR
- a CDS encoding methylamine dehydrogenase (amicyanin) light chain; translated protein: MARYDDVVERLTRHLAQTVSRRSVLRSLGGFLAGAAAVPLLPIARGVRPAAGAAAPDESSCDYWRYCSIDGFLCACCGGSATACPPGTEAATLTWVGTCRNASDGRNYIVSYNDCCGKSSCGRCLCNRNEGDRPLYQPSLANDYNWCVGSKSGSPYHCTVSRIVGVAPE
- a CDS encoding tryptophan-rich sensory protein, which translates into the protein MGGRPVGDGQRRGGAGREGLGVKLRGIVVLILAVLLPLVGGGLGSFATMDSVRTWYPALVRPSFAPPSWVFGPVWTTLYLMMGVASWLVWRQGFSRPEVRSTLMVFGVQLGLNLAWSWLFFGLRQPLLALFDIVVLLVLIGVTMRRFAAVSRGAALLLAPYLAWVAFATVLNGGFWWLNR
- a CDS encoding redoxin domain-containing protein, producing the protein MSPAGWVAIGALWVVVLALGLTVLALARQIGVLHERLQPVGALSLQKGLQAGEPAPEILVDTLTGRSLQIGGRHERGADTLVMFVSPTCPICKTLLPALRAIRRREAPRVEVVLASDGPRAEHEAFVAAESLDEFPYVLSERLGLGYGAGRLPHAVLLDAAGTVRATGLVNSREHLDSLFEAKDRGVASLQEFLERSARREVA
- a CDS encoding cytochrome C, with amino-acid sequence MRRRVWPAALGWLAAACAHPAPSGELTLAEQNYFIHCMGCHGENGAGLEGQVPDLRKDLARLAALPGGRAYILRVPGVTQTSLEPERTAEVLNYTLRQFGGAEVARRITPFTAAEVAAARAIPLLEISATRAGVIEGRGLP
- a CDS encoding Uma2 family endonuclease — translated: MLSPADLDLRAGQLVQPDLFVVPPILIAEVVSPSTARFDRITKRRRYQRSGVLAYWVVDLDARLRWHPVGAVEGLTIDVSAYMNEVWAEHTSL
- a CDS encoding SDR family oxidoreductase, producing MITGASSGIGFATAKAFSAKGVSVVLGARREEELAALAAEIKASGGQAAYLKTDVSIASDVERLVDHAVQTFGRLDFGINNAGIEGAFAPIVDFDEAAWDQVMGINLKGTFLGVKYEARAILKSGRGGAIVNVGSVNSFLGFGGGTGYATSKHGQVGLTTSASAELAPQGIRVNLVCPGLIDTPMHHRIRGVASDELVDTMIQGRVHLKRVGRPEEIAASIVFLCSDDASYITGTTLTPDGGFTMTL